A part of Aegilops tauschii subsp. strangulata cultivar AL8/78 chromosome 2, Aet v6.0, whole genome shotgun sequence genomic DNA contains:
- the LOC141041408 gene encoding uncharacterized protein encodes MADAPPNSGGLAVNPPRKVKKKAVKAPRKPRSECMPEEIAKLDAESAKRRERRAVVKVNAAVAKFAAQRDAMEAARRKAAYMEDVIFKGGQGRAYNPDETQSQDGRAQYVPDEEADDRADYDHGDSWHEDDDIYIEGDGDEEEGNDVDISGEPLFIDELTQRAEAQKKRKSIRKAFQSLEAFKARHNDKPFTLTHCWTIINNCPKFKDQYRELQRKRGLKTAKFAGGGDGEALKRPRGKTNSKVDDIRDASSMALHDTLHGMMSQKDVRDEKKRQSKDEQMKQYLDLQRKKLEMEEAAKRRKIDMEEAARQRQLDMEEAARQRQLDIEVDNVKARRRQLDIEATNAATKAKEVTLAIMSVDLSKMSEKMRAWFEARQKEMLDAEGLN; translated from the exons ATGGCCGACGCCCCGCCGAATTCCGGCGGCCTGGCCGTCAACCCGCCCAGAAAGGTGAAGAAGAAGGCGGTCAAGGCGCCAAGGAAGCCGCGGTCAGAGTGCAtgccggaggagatcgccaagtTGGACGCGGAATCGGCGAAGAGGAGGGAACGGAGAGCGGTCGTCAAGGTCAATGCCGCCGTGGCCAAGTTCGCTGCCCAGCGCGATGCGATGGAGGCCGCGCGGCGCAAGGCCGCG TACATGGAGGACGTGATCTTCAAGGGTGGGCAGGGCCGTGCTTACAACCCCGATGAGACCCAAAGTCAGGATGGCCGCGCCCAGTACGTCCCCGATGAAGAGGCCGACGACCGTGCTGACTACGACCATGGTGACTCGTGGCATGAAGACGATGACATCTATATCGAAGgtgatggtgatgaagaagaaggcaaTGACGTTGATATTAGTGGCGAGCCATTGTTCATCGACGAGCTCACCCAAAGAGCGGAAGCACAAAAGAAGAGGAAGAGCATTCGCA AGGCATTTCAATCTTTGGAGGCATTCAAGGCCCGGCACAATGACAAGCCATTCACTCTTACGCATTGTTGGACGATCATCAACAATTGCCCTAAGTTCAAGGACCAATACCGTGAACTTCAAAGGAAGAGAGGATTGAAGACGGCCAAGTTCGCCGGAGGTGGAGATGGCGAGGCGTTGAAGAGGCCGAGGGGCAAGACCAACTCCAAGGTTGACGACATACGTGATGCCTCATCCATGGCATTGCATGACACTTTGCATGGCATGATGTCTCAAAAGGATGTGAGGGACGAGAAGAAGCGGCAAAGCAAGGACGAGCAAATGAAGCAGTACCTAGACCTTCAAAGGAAGAAGCTTGAgatggaggaggcggccaagaggaggaagatcgacatggaggaggcggcccgacaaaggcagctcgacatggaggaggcggcccGGCAAAGGCAGCTCGACATCGAGGTCGACAACGTCAAGGCCAGGCGGAGgcagctcgacatcgaggccACCAATGCCGCCACCAAAGCAAAGGAGGTGACCCTTGCGATCATGAGCGTGGACTTGTCGAAGATGAGCGAGAAGATGAGGGCCTGGTTCGAGGCCAGGCAGAAGGAGATGCTCGACGCCGAAGGCCTGAACTAG
- the LOC141041409 gene encoding uncharacterized protein, translating to MVKTYARVYMCCRHTGGIGGCLLALSIWSRERLPVGRPKTVKYEDSDDKDDSLRLPTWAYKWDVLNETTDDPSVMYKLYKSELDAITPEQLLDGFDDANILFLTCRLDRKKQRKIKDWASHHRKYVVQFALSVEQARAGKRAQLREHCPIAFNNYLAWFLASTRVEVCQPAYAEEILEEPTVFDEVAQHQYNALVRKGNSVIPSAPMMNFVRAQIKKAADETETILETTPAGKSDGEGALREFIKRQGQKLRRLSNLFGCRDPEYVSPERSRSATPSDPASGQSHGEPFTDEDVGGVTQEVADDMTLGTYRARSAYELKPRRGINKYTPEDFTQRGKRTVSTSRMAALDDYLDDDVEPEAEPEPERVPLPRKVKKISVKRGGGPSKRGKH from the exons ATGGTGAAGACTtatgctcgtgtctacatgtg TTGTAGGCACACTGGAGGTATTGGTGGTTGTCTGCTTGCACTTTCCATATGGAGCCGGGAGCGTTTGCCGGTTGGACGACCTAAGACCGTGAAGTACGAGGATTCGGACGATAAAGACGACTCACTACGgctccccacttgggcttacaagtgggatgtgttaAATGAGACGACGGATGATCCCTCTGTAATGTACAAGTTGTACAAGAGCGAGCTGGACGCGATCACGCCTGAGCAG cttctcgacggtttcgatgatgctaatatcttgtttctaacttgcaggttggataggaaaaagcagcggaagatcaaggattgggccagccatcacaggaagtatgtcgtgcagtttgctcttagtgtggagcaagcaagggctggaaaacgagcccagcttcgtgagcactgcccgatcgcgttcaacaactatctcgcatggtttcttgcaagtacccgcgtggaggtatgccagccggcgtatgctgaggagattctggaagaacccaccgtttttgatgaggtagcccagcaccagtacaacgcattagtcaggaaaggcaactcggtgatcccttcagctccaatgatgaactttgtg CGTGCCCAGATCAAGAAAGCAGCTGACGAGACCGAGACTATTCTAGAAACAACCCCGGCTGGCAAAAGCGATGGGGAAGGTGCACTTCGAGAATTCATTAAG CGCCAGGGCCAAAAGTTAAGGCGGCTATCAAACCTTTTCGGTTGTCGTGACCCCGAGTATGTATCACCAGAACGGTCTAGGTCGGCGACACCATCAGATCCCGCTTCGGGGCAGAGCCATGGTGAACCTTTCACGGATGAGGATGTGGGTGGGGTCACCCAAGAG GTTGCTGATGATATGACCTTGGGGACGTACCGGGCTCGGTCTGCATACGAGTTGAAGCCTAGGAGGGGAATCAACAAGTACACACCTGAAGACTTCACCCAAAGAGGCAAAAGGACGGTCAGCACCTCGCGGATGGCGGCTTTGGATGACTACTTGGATGACGATGTCGAACCAGAggcggagccggagccggagcgggTTCCTCTTCCTAGGAAGGTGAAGAAGATAAGCGTCAAGAGGGGGGGAGGACCCAGCAAGCGTGGAAAGCACTAG